In Paramicrobacterium humi, the genomic stretch CGCCACGTGTCGACGCCGAGGCCCTGCGCGACGGGGTCGAGCAGCTCATGGAAGCCGCCTGAGACGACGCCGACGATGCCGCCTGCGGCGTGCACGGCCTCGATCATCTCGGCCGCGCCGCGAGTCGGGGTGATCCGTTCGCGGATGCGCGGCAGCGCGTCGACGGGAACGCCCGCGAGGGTCGCGACGCGCTCGCGCAGGCTCGCGGCGAAGTCGAGTTCTCCGCGCATGGCGCGTTCCGTGACGCGGGCGACGAGTTCAAGCGAGCCGGCTTCCTCGGCCAGCAGTTCGATCGCCTCGTTCTCGATGAGCGTCGAGTCGGCATCGAGGACGACGAGGAAACGGGCGGACGATGCGACGGCGCTCTTGAGCGTCATGGTGTGACGTGTACTCCCTTGCCCACGACCGTGAGTCCGGAATCGGTGACAGTGAACCCGCGAGCTCGGTCGCGCTCGGGGTCGACGCCAATCGTCGCCCCCTCGTCGACGATCACGTCCTTGTCGATGATGCTACGTTGCACGCGCGCGTTCGCACCAATCTGGACGCGATCGAAAACGACAGCATCGACGACATGCGCGCCCGAGTCGATCTTGGCCCACGCGCCGAGCACGCTTCGTTCGATGTGCGCGCCGGAGATGAGCGACCCGAGGGACACGATCGAGTCGATGAGCTGCCCGAGGTTCCCCTGCGCGTCCCGGACGATCTTCGCCGGCGGCGAGTTCAGCTGCTGACTGTAGATGGGCCAGTCCGCGTTGTACAGGTTGAACACCGGGAGCGTGGAGATGAGGTCCTGGTGCGCGTCGAAGAACGAGTCGATCGTTCCCACGTCGCGCCAGTAGTAGCGGTCCCGATCGGTCGAGCCCGGCACGTCGTTGTTCTTCAAGTCGTACACGCCCGCGTCGCCTCGCGCGACGAAGTCGGGCACGATGTCGCCGCCCATGTCGTGATTCGACTGCGTGTTCTCGCCATCGCGCGTCACGGCGTCGATGAGCGCGTCGGCCGTGAACACGTAGTTGCCCATCGAGGCGAAGACCTCTCCGGGCGAATCGGCGAGCCCCGTCGCGTTGATCGGCTTCTCGAGGAACTCGCGGATACGCGTCGGGTCGTCGGGGGAGACGTCGATGACGCCGAACTGGTTCGCGAGCTCGATGGGCTGACGGATCGCCGCGACCGTCGCGCCGGCTCCCGACTGGATGTGCGCGTCGATCATGTCGTTGAAGTCCATGCGGTACACGTGGTCCGCGCCGACGACAACGACGATGTCCGGCTTCTCGTCCCGAATCAGGTTGAGGCTCTGCAGGATGGCGTCGGCGGATCCCGAGAACCAGCGCTTGCCGAGCCGCTGCTGCGCGGGGACGGAGGCGACGTACGAGCCGAGCAGGTTCGGCATGTGCCACGTCTGGGAGACGTGGCGGTCCAGGCTGTGCGACTTGTACTGGGTCAGCACCACGATCTGACGCAGCCCCGAGTTGACGAGGTTCGACAACGCGAAATCGATCAGGCGGTACTGGCCGCCGAAGGGCACGGCCGGTTTGGCTCGATCCACCGTGAGCGGCATGAGTCGCTTGCCCTCGCCGCCCGCAAGCACGATTCCGAACACCTTCTTCGATGCAGGCATGGGACCCACCTCCCTTGCCCCAACACTAGAGGAGTGCCCGCCCGTGTACTAGCTTCAAGTCATGCGCGTTGACTTGCTGACCAAGGAATACCCGCCCGCCATCTACGGGGGAGCCGGCGTGCACGCGGCCGAACTGGTCAAGGCGCTGCGCGAGAGCATCCCCGTGACCGTGAGATGCTTCGGTGAGCCGCGCGACGAGCCCGACACCGTCGGGTATCCCGTCCCGAGCGAGCTCGACGGTTCGAATGGGGCGCTGCAGACCCTCGGCACCGACCTGCTCATCGCGCAGGACGTCGCAGCGGACCTCGTGCATTCGCACACGTGGTACGCGAACGGCGCCGGTCATCTCGCGAAGCTGCTGCACGGAATCCCGCACGTCGTCACGGCGCACAGCCTCGAGCCGCTGCGGCCGTGGAAGGCCGAGCAGCTCGGCGGGGGATACCGCGTCTCGAGCTGGCTCGAGCGGACGGCGTTCGAAGCCGCCGACGCGGTCGTCGCTGTGAGCAACGGCATGCGTGCGGACATCCTGCGCAGCTACCCCGATCTTGACCCGTCTCTCGTTCACACGATCTACAACGGCATCGACCTGTCGGCGTGGTCGCCGAACGACGACCCGGATCTCGTTCGCTCACTCGGCGTCGACCCGGACGCGCCGTCCATCGTCTTCGTCGGCCGGATCACGAGGCAGAAGGGCCTTCCGCACTTGCTCCGAGCAGCCCGCATGCTGCCGGGCGACGTGCAGCTCGTCCTGTGCGCCGGCGCTCCCGACACGCCGGAGATCATGTCCGAGGTGACCGGCCTCGTGCGCGAGCTGCAGCAGGAGCGCAGCGGCGTTGTCTGGATCGACCGCATGCTCGAACGCCGCGAACTGACGGCGCTTCTCACGGCGGCGACAACGTTCGTCTGTCCCTCCGTGTACGAGCCGCTCGGCATCGTCAATCTCGAGGCCATGGCGTGCGGCGCGGCGGTCGTGGGAACGGGAACCGGCGGCATCCCGGAAGTCGTCGCCGACGGCGTCACGGGCGCCATCGTCCCGATCGACCAGGTCGACGACGGCACCGGGTCACCCACCGATCCCGACCGCTTCGCGCGCGATCTCGCGGAGTCGCTGACGGCGATGGTGTCGGATCCGGATGCCGCCGCGGCGATGGGCCGCGCGGGCCGGGAGCGCGCCGAGCGGGAGTTCAGCTGGGCGCGCATCGCTCGCGACACTCTCGACCTGTACGAGTCCGTGCTGTCCTGACCGGCATCGGCCGCCCGATAGGCTTGGAGCATGTCGACGGTTCTCGAATTCAACGATGTCACGGTCGTCCGCAACCGCAAGCCGATTCTCGACGGCGTCGACTGGACGGTGGACGCGGCGGAGCGCTGGGTCATCCTCGGCCCGAACGGCGCCGGCAAGACGACGCTCCTGCAGCTCGCGGCGACGCTCATGTACCCGACGAGCGGCGCCGTGTCGATTCTCGACGAGACCCTCGGCCGGGTCGATGTCTTCGAGCTTCGCCCTCGCATCGGCTTCGCCTCGAGCGCCATGGCCAAGCGCATCCCGTTCGAGGAGACGGTGCTCAACGTCGTCATGACGGCCGCGTACTCCGTCACGGGTCGCTGGAACGAGCAGTACGAGGAGCTCGACGAGAAGCGCGCCCACCGGGTGCTCGCCGAGTGGAAGCTCGACCACCTCGCCGATCGCCGCTTCGGCACGCTCAGCGACGGAGAGCAGAAGCGCGTCCAGATCGCCCGCGGAGTCATGACCGACCCGGAGATGCTGCTGCTCGACGAGCCCGCGGCAAGCCTCGACCTCGGGGCCCGCGAGGAGCTCCTCGCCCTCCTCGGCGGGTACGCGCAGGCCGCCGACGCTCCCGCTATCGTCATGGTCACGCATCACGTCGAGGAGATTCCGCGCGGCTTCACGCACGCTCTCCTGCTCAAGCAGGGCCAGGTCGTGGCGAGCGGGCCGCTCAACGAGTCGCTCACTTCTGAGACGCTGTCCGAGACCTTCGACATGTCCATCCAGCTCACCGACGCTGACGGCCGCTTCGCCGCTCGGGCGCGTTGAGCCCAGACGATCTGGTAAAGTAGATAGCTGGCGCACGCCGACGACTTCTCTGCCCAGCGTGAATCGGCAGACGAGCACCAGCACTCTGTACGACGAAGGAATCCCATGAAGACTGACATTCACCCCGAGTACGCTCCGGTCGTTTTCCGCGACCTCTCTTCGGGCGCGACGTTCCTCACCCGTTCGACGACCACGAGCGACAAGACGATCGAGCTCGACGGCCAGACCTACCCGGTGATCGACGTCGAGATCTCGTCGGAGTCGCACCCGTTCTACACGGGCAAGCAGCGCATTCTCGACTCGGCCGGACGCGTCGAGAAGTTCAACCAGCGCTTCAAGGGCTTCGGCAAGTAAGCCACAGCGCTCACGCGAAAGGCTCGGTTTCCTGCGGGAACCGAGCCTTTCGCTTGTGTCGTCTCAGCGGCGAGGCCACAGCCCGCTCGCGATGAACTCCGCACGTCCCTTCGCACGCATGTAGGTCTGGAAACTGCGCGCTTGAGCGTCGCACCAGCTGACCTGCAGCTCGTGCAGCTCAGTCGCCGAGATGCCGAGCGCCTCGGGATACGTGCGAGCGATCGCCTGCGCGACCCGGCCGGCCGCGATCGCATCCGACGCCGCCTCATGCGCGTCAAGCAGTTCGACACCGTAGTGCGCGGCGACGACGTCGAGGGTTCGCTTTCCCTTGCGGTAGCGGTCGACGGCCTTGTCGATGACGAGCGGGTCGATGATCGGCCGCGGGTCGTCGATCGGCGTGATGCCGTGCCGCACCGCTTCGTAGTGGAGCAGACTCAAGTCATACGGGGCGTTGTAGATGACGACCGGGATGCCGGCCTCGAACAGCTCGCTCAGCGTCGTCACGATCTCCGCGACGACCTCGGCGGCGACGCGACCCTCGGCGATCGCGCGCTCGGTCGTGATGCCGTGGATGCGCGAGGCCTGCTCGGGGATCGGGATGCCGGGATTCGCGAGCCAGTCCAGCCGGCGGGTGATGCCGCCGTCACCGTCAAGCACGCTCACGTTGGCGCTCACGATGCGACTTTGCGCCACATCGATTCCTGTCGTCTCGAGGTCGAAGACCCCGACGGATTCGGACCAGTGCTTCACGATGTTTGCCACGGTGCTACTGTACGGCGCACCTCCGACACCGGGCGGCCGCCTCGCCGCTCAGATCTGGTACGGCTCGGAACCGGCCGGATCAGCGGCGTGCAGCCAGTAGAAGCTCTGCGTTCCGATCGTGAGGGTGAGATCGCCGTTCTCGTCGACCGCCGGGAACTCCCCGCCGCCGAAGACGTCGAACAGGCGGCATCCGGCCAACTGCGGGACGTGGAGCGTGGTAGACACGGGGTGGTGAGCGAAGCTGAACACGCACAGCAGCCGTTCGGGGAAATCGCCGCCCGGGCGCGTCCCGCCCGCGTAGTCGCGCACGAAGGCCAGCACGGAGTCGTGGCTTGCCGCGACGACGTGCATCGAGCCGAGGCCGAACGCCGGGTGGCTCTTGCGCACGTGGATGACGTTGCGGATCCAGTGCAGCAGGGAGCGTGACTGCGCGAGCTGCGACTCCACGTTCACGAGCGTGTAGTTGTACACGAGAGAGCGGACGACGGGCAGGTAGAGCTTGCCGGGGTCGGCCGTGGAGAAGCCGGCGTTCCGGTCGGGCGTCCACTGCATGGGCGTGCGCGAGGAGTCGCGGTCGGGCAGCCAGATGTTGTCGCCCATTCCGATCTCGTCGCCGTAGTAGAGGAACGGGCTGCCGGGAAGGGAGAAGAGCAGAGCGTGGGCGAGCTCGAGCTCGGCGCGGGAGTTGTCGAGCAGCGGTGCGAGCCGACGTCGGATGCCGATGTTGGCGCGCATGCGCGGGTCGTAGGCATACCAGCCGTACATGGCCTGCCGGTACTCCTCGCTGACCATCTCGAGCGTGAGCTCGTCGTGGTTGCGCAGGAACACTCCCCAGCCGGCCCACTCCGGGATCTCTGTCGTCTCCGAGAGAACGCGTACGAGCTCTTCGGCCTGCTGCGAGCGGAGGGAGTAGAAGATGCGCGGCATCACGGGGAAGTCGAACGCCATGTGGCACTCGGGTTCGTCGTCGGTTCCGAAGAACGCGGCGACTTCGCGGGGCCACTGGTTGGCCTCGGCGACCATGATGCGGCCGGGGAACTCGGCATCCACCATCGCTCGGAGATTGCGGATGAACTCGTGGGTCTCGGGCTCGCCTTCACCGTTGCCCTCGTCCGATTCGTACAGGTAGGGGATCGCGTCGAGACGGAAGCCGTCGACGCCGAGCTCGAGCCAGAACCGCACGACGTCGAAAACGGCCTCGTGCACGGCCGGGTTCGCGTAGTTGAGGTCGGGCTGGTGCGAGAAGAAGCGGTGGAAGTAGAACTGGCGCCGTTCGGAGTCGAACGCCCAGTTCGAGTCCTCGGTGTCAGTGAAGATGATGCGGATGTCGGGCCACTTCTCGTCGGTGTCGCTCCACACGTAGAAGTCGCCGTAGGGGCCGTCCGGGTCTGACCGGGACTGCTGGAACCACTCGTGCTGGTCGGACGTGTGGTTGAGGGGCATGTCGATGATGATGCGCATGTTGCGCTCATGCGCCTTCGTGACGAGCTCGCTGAACTCCTCGATCGTGCCGAACTCCGGCAGGATGCGCCGATAGTCGGCGACGTCATAGCCGCCGTCGCGCAGCGGGGAGCTGAAGAACGGCGGAAGCCAGAGCGCGTCGACGCCCAGCCACTGCAGATAGTCGAGCTTCGCGATGAGCCCGGCGAGGTCTCCCGTGCCGTCACCGTTGCTGTCGACGAACGAGCGCACCATGACCTCGTAGAACACCGCGCGGCGGTGCCACAACGGATCGCGCGCGAGGCCAGGAAGCTGGATCGGAGCGGTGAACGTCACGAAGGAACCCTCTCGATGTTCGTCACGGTCGTCATGTCCGTTCGAGTCTAGGCCTGCTGGCAGGGTTTCTTCGCAGGACCGCCCTAAACTGGGACACTGATGTCCGTTCCCTCGCCTTATGCAGAGCTGCTCACGCGCGTCCCCGTGCGTGAGGCGGTCGTCGACGTGCTCGGAACCCCAACGCGCTACTGGGAGTATGGGGACCCGGATGCCGCAACCACGCTCATTCTCGTGCACGGCTTCCGCGGCGATCATCACGGCCTCGAGCCGGTCATCGCGCATCTGCGCGGTGTGCGAATCCTCGCGCCCGACCTTCCCGGGTTCGGCACCTCGGCTCGCTTCGCGGACCGGGAGCACAGCGTCGCCGCGTACGCCGCGTGGCTCACGGCCTTCACGGCCGCGCTCGACCTCGGCGAGGACACCGTCATCGTCGGCCACTCGTTCGGCTCCATCGTCGTCTCGGCGGCCGTCGCGCAGGGGCTGCCGTGCGCGCGCGTCGTGCTCATCAACCCCATCGCCGCGCCCGCGCTCGAAGGTCCTCGCGGCATCCTGACACGACTTGCCGTCCTCTACTACCGGCTCGGCGCGCTGCTGCCCGAGCGGGTGGGTTTCGGCCTGCTGCGCAACCGGGCCATCGTGCGCGTCATGAGCGAGGCGATGGCGAAGACGACGGATGCCGGCCTGCGGAGATGGATCCACGATCAGCACCATCGGTATTTCAGCGCCTTCGCTGACCGCGACGTCGTGCTCGAGGCGTTCACGGCATCCGTCAGCCACGACGTGAGCGAATTCGCAGCGGACATCACCCAGCCTGTGCTTCTGATCGCCTCCGACAAGGACGACATCACCCCGATCGCGGCACAGCACGCGCTGTGCGCGCGGTTCCCGGACGCTCGGCTGCGCGTCATCGGCGGTGTCGGGCATCTCATCCACTACGAGGCTCCCGCCGAGGCGGCGCGGCACATCATGGGCGAGCTGGGGGAGTCGCAATGAGGCTCGTCGTGGACTGCCGCTTCGTCACCTCCCGACGTGACGACCCCGTGAGCTGCGCCACGCGGGGTCTCGTCGGCGCGCTCGGCGAGCGGCATCCGCTCACGATGCTCATCAGCGACCATGCGCAGCTCGAGCTGCTTCCGCCGCTGCCGTGGCAGCTGCTGCGCGCCGTCGACGACCCGCGCGAACTGCTCACGCCCCTCGGGCTCAACTCGGCGGGCGTCGACGTCGCATTCTCGCCCGCTCCCGTGTGGGGCAGCCTTGGCCGGCGCTATGCCCTCGTCATGGGCTCTGCGCATCCTCTGGCGGCTCCCGCCGGCCAGCGGCCCTCCGTGGGGCGACGACTGCTGCGTCCTCTGCGACGCCTCGCGGCACGCACGATGCTGCGCCGCGCCGACGCCGTCGCGGCAATCGCTCAAGCGGGTCAGCGCGACGCCGTCACCGGCACACGCGCCGGTCAGCCCGTCGTACGGCTCGAACCGCGTGACATCGAGAGCATCGACCCGGAAGAGTGGTCGGAGCCGGCCGAGCAGCTCATGTCGCTCTTCTACGCGCTGCACCGCGAGCGGCGGTCCGCCGCGTCCGCAGGCTAGCGGGGCGCGACGCGCTCCCGGTCGAGTTCCGGGTCAGCGTCCATGGGGCGGAACTCCACGAGCGAGAGCTCGCCGCCCTGCAGATGGAAATCGTGGAACGAGCCATTCGCGACGATCTGTCCCGCCGCCGGAAGGTCGCCGTTCGTGACGTGCCGCAAGAGCGATCCGATCACGCCACCGTGCGTAACGGCGAGCACGCGCCGCCCGTCGTCGCCGTCCGGCAGCCCGCGCAGCGCGGCGAGAACGCGCGCGATCACGTCATCGCGAGATTCGAGACCCGGAACCGGGGCGGCTCCGGGGAACGCGGCCTGGCGCTCCTCGAACGTCATGCCCTCCATCTCGCCGTGGGCGCGCTCCTCAAGGCCCTGAACAGGCCG encodes the following:
- the serB gene encoding phosphoserine phosphatase SerB; translated protein: MTLKSAVASSARFLVVLDADSTLIENEAIELLAEEAGSLELVARVTERAMRGELDFAASLRERVATLAGVPVDALPRIRERITPTRGAAEMIEAVHAAGGIVGVVSGGFHELLDPVAQGLGVDTWRANRLEVSDGTLTGRVSGDIVDAETKARSLIEWADAAGIPRRKTIAVGDGANDLTMMACAGLSVAFNAKPAVRRQARLALERVDLAELLPVLGLRG
- the glgC gene encoding glucose-1-phosphate adenylyltransferase yields the protein MPASKKVFGIVLAGGEGKRLMPLTVDRAKPAVPFGGQYRLIDFALSNLVNSGLRQIVVLTQYKSHSLDRHVSQTWHMPNLLGSYVASVPAQQRLGKRWFSGSADAILQSLNLIRDEKPDIVVVVGADHVYRMDFNDMIDAHIQSGAGATVAAIRQPIELANQFGVIDVSPDDPTRIREFLEKPINATGLADSPGEVFASMGNYVFTADALIDAVTRDGENTQSNHDMGGDIVPDFVARGDAGVYDLKNNDVPGSTDRDRYYWRDVGTIDSFFDAHQDLISTLPVFNLYNADWPIYSQQLNSPPAKIVRDAQGNLGQLIDSIVSLGSLISGAHIERSVLGAWAKIDSGAHVVDAVVFDRVQIGANARVQRSIIDKDVIVDEGATIGVDPERDRARGFTVTDSGLTVVGKGVHVTP
- the glgA gene encoding glycogen synthase gives rise to the protein MRVDLLTKEYPPAIYGGAGVHAAELVKALRESIPVTVRCFGEPRDEPDTVGYPVPSELDGSNGALQTLGTDLLIAQDVAADLVHSHTWYANGAGHLAKLLHGIPHVVTAHSLEPLRPWKAEQLGGGYRVSSWLERTAFEAADAVVAVSNGMRADILRSYPDLDPSLVHTIYNGIDLSAWSPNDDPDLVRSLGVDPDAPSIVFVGRITRQKGLPHLLRAARMLPGDVQLVLCAGAPDTPEIMSEVTGLVRELQQERSGVVWIDRMLERRELTALLTAATTFVCPSVYEPLGIVNLEAMACGAAVVGTGTGGIPEVVADGVTGAIVPIDQVDDGTGSPTDPDRFARDLAESLTAMVSDPDAAAAMGRAGRERAEREFSWARIARDTLDLYESVLS
- a CDS encoding ABC transporter ATP-binding protein, with translation MSTVLEFNDVTVVRNRKPILDGVDWTVDAAERWVILGPNGAGKTTLLQLAATLMYPTSGAVSILDETLGRVDVFELRPRIGFASSAMAKRIPFEETVLNVVMTAAYSVTGRWNEQYEELDEKRAHRVLAEWKLDHLADRRFGTLSDGEQKRVQIARGVMTDPEMLLLDEPAASLDLGAREELLALLGGYAQAADAPAIVMVTHHVEEIPRGFTHALLLKQGQVVASGPLNESLTSETLSETFDMSIQLTDADGRFAARAR
- a CDS encoding type B 50S ribosomal protein L31, with protein sequence MKTDIHPEYAPVVFRDLSSGATFLTRSTTTSDKTIELDGQTYPVIDVEISSESHPFYTGKQRILDSAGRVEKFNQRFKGFGK
- a CDS encoding 3'-5' exonuclease, translated to MANIVKHWSESVGVFDLETTGIDVAQSRIVSANVSVLDGDGGITRRLDWLANPGIPIPEQASRIHGITTERAIAEGRVAAEVVAEIVTTLSELFEAGIPVVIYNAPYDLSLLHYEAVRHGITPIDDPRPIIDPLVIDKAVDRYRKGKRTLDVVAAHYGVELLDAHEAASDAIAAGRVAQAIARTYPEALGISATELHELQVSWCDAQARSFQTYMRAKGRAEFIASGLWPRR
- the treS gene encoding maltose alpha-D-glucosyltransferase, translated to MTFTAPIQLPGLARDPLWHRRAVFYEVMVRSFVDSNGDGTGDLAGLIAKLDYLQWLGVDALWLPPFFSSPLRDGGYDVADYRRILPEFGTIEEFSELVTKAHERNMRIIIDMPLNHTSDQHEWFQQSRSDPDGPYGDFYVWSDTDEKWPDIRIIFTDTEDSNWAFDSERRQFYFHRFFSHQPDLNYANPAVHEAVFDVVRFWLELGVDGFRLDAIPYLYESDEGNGEGEPETHEFIRNLRAMVDAEFPGRIMVAEANQWPREVAAFFGTDDEPECHMAFDFPVMPRIFYSLRSQQAEELVRVLSETTEIPEWAGWGVFLRNHDELTLEMVSEEYRQAMYGWYAYDPRMRANIGIRRRLAPLLDNSRAELELAHALLFSLPGSPFLYYGDEIGMGDNIWLPDRDSSRTPMQWTPDRNAGFSTADPGKLYLPVVRSLVYNYTLVNVESQLAQSRSLLHWIRNVIHVRKSHPAFGLGSMHVVAASHDSVLAFVRDYAGGTRPGGDFPERLLCVFSFAHHPVSTTLHVPQLAGCRLFDVFGGGEFPAVDENGDLTLTIGTQSFYWLHAADPAGSEPYQI
- a CDS encoding alpha/beta fold hydrolase — translated: MSVPSPYAELLTRVPVREAVVDVLGTPTRYWEYGDPDAATTLILVHGFRGDHHGLEPVIAHLRGVRILAPDLPGFGTSARFADREHSVAAYAAWLTAFTAALDLGEDTVIVGHSFGSIVVSAAVAQGLPCARVVLINPIAAPALEGPRGILTRLAVLYYRLGALLPERVGFGLLRNRAIVRVMSEAMAKTTDAGLRRWIHDQHHRYFSAFADRDVVLEAFTASVSHDVSEFAADITQPVLLIASDKDDITPIAAQHALCARFPDARLRVIGGVGHLIHYEAPAEAARHIMGELGESQ
- a CDS encoding histidine phosphatase family protein, which produces MTEITFVRHGQTDWNLDRRIQGLTDIPLNDVGRAQALRSAGRLAAWRWDAIVSSPLVRALETAQIIATRLGLDDPRPVQGLEERAHGEMEGMTFEERQAAFPGAAPVPGLESRDDVIARVLAALRGLPDGDDGRRVLAVTHGGVIGSLLRHVTNGDLPAAGQIVANGSFHDFHLQGGELSLVEFRPMDADPELDRERVAPR